In one window of Syngnathus scovelli strain Florida chromosome 22, RoL_Ssco_1.2, whole genome shotgun sequence DNA:
- the chrm2a gene encoding muscarinic acetylcholine receptor M2a, with product MDALNFSYWNASEGNDTDAAEEREGAYKTVEVVFIVLVAGSLSLVTVIGNILVMLSIKVNRNLQTVNNYFLFSLACADLIIGLCSMNLYTVYIVIGYWPLGPVVCDLWLALDYVVSNASVMNLLIISFDRYFCVTKPLSYPVKRTTKMAGMMIAAAWVLSFILWAPAILFWQFIVGGRTVPEKECYIQFFSNAAVTFGTAIAAFYLPVIIMIQLYWQISRASKSRVKKDNRKPSGGTAEPLSPAKRRNKPNNNNIPAENTAASQSQNTEDGGNQHDGRMQNGKAPSSTAEAETEGDDTTREICAAGEEKESSNDSTSGSAVASNVKDDDAPPSAANSAPDPGRPLPRQRAKAGVSKLTCIKIKAKSPKGDCYTPSNATVEIVPASERQNHVARKIVKMTKQPPAKKKKAAPSREKKVTRTIMAILVAFVATWTPYNVMVLINTFCSSCIPNTVWTLGYWLCYINSTINPACYALCNATFKKTFKHLLLCQYKNIRSAR from the coding sequence ATGGATGCACTGAATTTCAGCTATTGGAACGCCTCAGAAGGCAACGACACTGATGCGGCAGAGGAGCGCGAGGGCGCCTACAAGACTGTGGAGGTGGTCTTCATTGTGCTGGTGGCCGGTTCCCTCAGCCTGGTCACGGTGATTGGCAACATCCTGGTCATGCTCTCCATAAAGGTCAACAGGAACCTGCAGACCGTCAACAACTACTTCCTCTTCAGCTTGGCGTGCGCCGACCTCATTATTGGACTCTGCTCCATGAACTTGTACACTGTCTACATCGTCATCGGGTACTGGCCTCTGGGTCCGGTGGTTTGCGACTTGTGGCTGGCGCTGGACTACGTGGTCAGCAATGCGTCCGTTATGAACTTGCTCATCATAAGCTTTGACAGGTACTTCTGCGTCACTAAGCCACTCAGCTACCCTGTAAAAAGGACCACCAAGATGGCGGGCATGATGATCGCTGCTGCCTGGGTCCTGTCCTTTATCCTGTGGGCGCCAGCTATCCTCTTTTGGCAGTTCATCGTGGGCGGGCGGACAGTGCCAGAGAAGGAATGCTACATTCAGTTCTTCTCAAACGCAGCCGTCACTTTTGGCACCGCCATCGCCGCCTTTTACTTGCCCGTAATCATCATGATTCAGCTCTACTGGCAGATCTCCAGGGCGAGCAAGAGCCGCGTCAAGAAGGATAATCGCAAGCCATCGGGAGGAACCGCTGAGCCTTTGTCGCCCGCCAAGCGCAGGAACAaacccaacaacaacaatataccggccGAGAACACGGCAGCCTCCCAGAGCCAGAACACGGAGGATGGTGGCAACCAGCACGACGGCAGGATGCAGAACGGCAAAGCGCCTTCCTCCACCGCTGAGGCGGAAACCGAGGGTGACGACACCACAAGGGAGATCTGCGCGGCCGGCGAGGAAAAGGAGAGCTCCAATGACTCCACTTCGGGCAGCGCGGTCGCATCCAATGTGAAGGATGACGATGCGCCGCCTTCGGCCGCCAATTCTGCCCCTGACCCCGGCCGTCCGCTACCCCGCCAGCGTGCCAAGGCGGGTGTCTCCAAGTTGACCTGCATCAAGATCAAGGCCAAATCCCCAAAGGGCGACTGCTACACGCCATCCAATGCCACGGTGGAGATTGTGCCGGCCTCGGAGCGGCAGAACCACGTGGCCCGCAAGATTGTGAAGATGACCAAGCAGCCGCCGGCCAAAAAGAAGAAGGCGGCCCCGTCGCGGGAAAAGAAGGTGACGCGCACCATCATGGCCATCCTAGTAGCCTTTGTGGCCACGTGGACACCTTACAACGTGATGGTGCTGATCAACACTTTTTGCTCCAGTTGCATCCCCAACACGGTGTGGACGCTAGGCTACTGGCTGTGCTACATCAACAGCACCATCAACCCAGCCTGTTACGCCCTGTGCAACGCCACCTTCAAAAAGACATTCAAGCACCTGCTGCTCTGTCAGTACAAGAACATTCGTTCTGCTAGGTAG